The following proteins are encoded in a genomic region of Pikeienuella piscinae:
- a CDS encoding glutamine amidotransferase: MCGIAGLIHKGKSSNVGGEMTAMLQALKHRGPDSTGYAVYGAPVEGDYVMRLKVAEADDMARGRGAHKLIEGRVAAVDEILAEHGAEVKSKESATEYALRYVISHAGDTAKLAAHIEETGGVEILSLGNGLELIKDLGDAADVAGLYGLNEFQGTHGIGHTRMATESDVDIRSAHPYWAFPYNDVSVVHNGQITNYWNMRRQMERGGHRFMSDCDSELLAVYTAHNLANGVELEDSLRRSIEEIDGVFTYLVATKDQLGMAKDTMAAKPLVLYESDDMIAMASEEVAIRAILPQEIDTTDPYDEEVRVWRA, encoded by the coding sequence ATGTGCGGAATCGCTGGACTAATTCACAAAGGCAAGAGTTCCAATGTCGGCGGTGAGATGACCGCGATGCTGCAGGCGTTGAAGCATCGTGGGCCTGACAGCACCGGTTATGCGGTTTACGGCGCGCCGGTCGAGGGCGATTACGTCATGCGCCTCAAGGTGGCGGAGGCCGACGACATGGCCAGGGGCCGCGGCGCCCACAAGCTGATCGAGGGCCGGGTCGCCGCGGTCGACGAGATCCTCGCCGAGCATGGCGCGGAGGTGAAGTCGAAGGAGAGCGCGACCGAATACGCGCTCCGCTATGTCATCAGCCACGCCGGCGACACCGCGAAGCTGGCCGCGCATATCGAGGAGACCGGAGGCGTCGAGATCCTCTCGTTGGGCAACGGGCTGGAGCTGATCAAGGATCTCGGCGACGCCGCCGATGTCGCCGGGCTCTACGGACTCAACGAATTTCAGGGCACGCACGGCATCGGCCACACGCGGATGGCGACGGAATCAGATGTCGATATCCGCTCCGCGCATCCCTACTGGGCCTTTCCCTATAACGACGTCTCCGTCGTTCATAACGGCCAGATCACCAATTACTGGAACATGCGCCGGCAGATGGAGCGTGGGGGGCACCGGTTCATGTCCGATTGCGACTCGGAGCTGCTGGCGGTCTACACCGCGCACAACCTCGCCAACGGGGTAGAGCTGGAGGACAGTCTCCGCCGGTCGATCGAGGAGATCGACGGCGTATTCACCTATCTGGTGGCGACGAAGGACCAGCTCGGCATGGCGAAGGACACGATGGCGGCGAAGCCGCTCGTTCTCTACGAGAGCGACGACATGATCGCCATGGCTTCGGAGGAGGTGGCGATCCGCGCCATCCTTCCGCAGGAAATCGACACCACCGATCCCTATGACGAGGAGGTGCGGGTATGGCGGGCGTGA
- a CDS encoding GXGXG motif-containing protein yields MAGVSDAELKTMTQEERVTALGMRTEQLTGRSMFIEFDEAAEERFTYPWAPEVDFNKRTEIDTGEMTTTEVNRKIRALMAEGYGTIVLKDPRGKHSVGTGILSRLNLIIEGSIGYFGVGLIDGPNVRITGRVGWSCGENMMSGSVVIEKNAGSTFGAAIRGGDLVCRGSVGSRTGIDMKGGTIIVGGDTGALSGFMMQRGRMVVCGNAGKNLGDSMYDGTIFVGGEIKSLGVDAVEAEKTDLDKAWLTRKLTQYGLIDERGVDHFTKVVSGKMLWNYDNLEPTEKKMIL; encoded by the coding sequence ATGGCGGGCGTGAGCGACGCTGAACTGAAGACGATGACGCAGGAGGAGCGCGTCACCGCGCTCGGCATGCGCACGGAGCAGCTGACCGGCCGCTCCATGTTCATCGAGTTCGACGAGGCTGCGGAGGAGCGTTTCACCTATCCCTGGGCGCCCGAGGTCGATTTCAACAAGCGCACCGAGATCGACACCGGCGAGATGACGACGACCGAGGTGAACCGGAAGATCCGCGCCCTGATGGCGGAGGGCTACGGGACCATCGTCCTGAAGGATCCGCGCGGCAAGCATTCGGTCGGGACCGGCATTCTCAGCCGCCTCAACCTGATCATCGAAGGCTCGATCGGCTATTTCGGCGTCGGCCTGATCGACGGGCCGAACGTGCGCATCACCGGCCGGGTCGGCTGGTCCTGCGGCGAGAACATGATGTCGGGCTCGGTGGTGATCGAGAAGAACGCGGGCTCCACCTTCGGCGCGGCGATTCGCGGCGGCGATCTCGTCTGTCGCGGCTCGGTCGGCTCGCGCACCGGCATCGACATGAAGGGCGGCACGATCATCGTCGGCGGCGACACCGGCGCGCTTTCGGGCTTCATGATGCAGCGCGGGCGCATGGTCGTCTGCGGAAACGCCGGCAAGAATCTCGGCGACAGCATGTATGACGGCACGATCTTCGTCGGCGGCGAGATCAAGTCGCTCGGGGTCGACGCGGTCGAGGCGGAAAAGACCGATCTCGACAAGGCCTGGCTGACGCGGAAGCTGACGCAATACGGGCTGATCGACGAGCGCGGCGTCGATCACTTCACCAAGGTCGTTTCCGGCAAGATGCTCTGGAACTACGACAATCTCGAACCCACCGAAAAGAAAATGATCCTTTGA
- a CDS encoding FMN-binding glutamate synthase family protein, which produces MADGDMPTKKPLNRDTYRLGNSFIFPPHVMDDIHVKAELGRYRMRGFSLFKKIPHWDDLTFLPGTLTRFVIEGYREKCDTKTVIGPRAKRPIELDIPVYVTGMSFGALSYEAKTALARGATMAGTATCSGEGGMIPDERRYSSKWFYQNIQSRYGFNPHHLMLADGCEFFIGQGCKVGLGGHLMGQKVTDQVAEMRSLPAGIDQRSPARHPDWLGPDDLALKIQEIREATDWQIPIQLKLGAARVYDDVRMAVKCDPDSIYIDGMEGSTGAGPHLATEDTGVPGMAAIRQARRAIDDLGKRGEISLVYAGGIRNGADVAKAIALGADAIALGHSMMMALNCNKDIPEANFQEEIGVEPGYCYHCHTGRCPVGVATQDPKLRARLDPDAAAERVYNFLHTLTIEAQLFARACGKTNIHSLEPEDLAALTMESSAMAGVPLAGTNMTVGVEDYHHL; this is translated from the coding sequence ATGGCTGACGGCGACATGCCAACGAAGAAGCCCCTGAACCGGGACACGTACCGGCTGGGCAATTCCTTCATCTTCCCACCTCATGTGATGGACGACATCCATGTGAAGGCCGAACTCGGCCGCTACCGGATGCGGGGATTCTCGCTCTTCAAGAAAATCCCGCACTGGGACGACCTGACCTTCCTGCCAGGCACGCTGACGCGGTTCGTCATCGAGGGCTATCGCGAGAAATGTGATACGAAAACGGTGATCGGGCCGCGGGCGAAACGGCCGATCGAGCTGGACATTCCGGTCTATGTGACGGGCATGAGCTTCGGCGCGCTGTCCTACGAGGCGAAGACGGCGCTGGCGCGCGGCGCGACGATGGCGGGGACGGCGACCTGCTCGGGCGAGGGCGGGATGATCCCCGACGAGCGGCGCTATTCCTCCAAATGGTTCTATCAGAACATCCAGTCGCGCTACGGCTTCAACCCGCACCACCTGATGCTGGCGGACGGGTGCGAGTTCTTTATCGGGCAGGGCTGCAAGGTCGGGCTCGGCGGGCACTTGATGGGCCAGAAGGTGACCGATCAGGTGGCCGAGATGCGGAGCCTGCCGGCCGGGATCGACCAGCGCTCTCCGGCCCGGCATCCGGACTGGCTGGGCCCGGACGATCTGGCGCTGAAGATCCAGGAGATCAGGGAGGCGACCGACTGGCAGATTCCGATCCAGCTCAAGCTCGGCGCCGCGCGCGTCTATGACGATGTGCGCATGGCGGTGAAGTGCGACCCGGACAGCATCTATATCGACGGCATGGAGGGCAGCACCGGGGCCGGGCCGCATCTGGCGACCGAGGATACCGGCGTTCCCGGCATGGCGGCGATCCGGCAGGCGCGCCGCGCCATCGACGATCTCGGCAAGCGGGGTGAGATTTCGCTGGTCTACGCCGGCGGGATCAGGAACGGCGCCGACGTCGCGAAGGCGATCGCGCTCGGGGCGGACGCCATCGCCCTCGGCCATTCGATGATGATGGCTCTCAATTGCAACAAGGATATTCCGGAAGCGAACTTCCAGGAGGAGATCGGCGTCGAGCCAGGGTATTGCTATCACTGCCATACCGGTCGCTGTCCGGTCGGCGTCGCGACGCAGGACCCCAAGCTGCGCGCCCGGCTCGACCCGGATGCGGCGGCGGAGCGGGTCTACAATTTCCTCCACACGCTGACCATCGAGGCGCAACTTTTCGCGCGCGCCTGCGGCAAGACCAACATCCACTCGCTGGAGCCCGAGGACCTCGCGGCGCTCACGATGGAGTCGAGCGCGATGGCGGGGGTTCCCCTGGCCGGCACCAACATGACCGTCGGCGTCGAAGATTATCATCATCTCTGA